A stretch of Euzebyales bacterium DNA encodes these proteins:
- a CDS encoding ABC transporter ATP-binding protein: MSETTIRATEQTPVTSPRTGPADVAPSVVADHLSVTYRIQTDKRRELRRVLVGQQSRRRRMRTVEAVRDVSFVVRPGESIGIIGHNGSGKSTLLRAIAGLQPATDGRVFASSRPVLLGVNAALDGDVSGHGNVYLGGTALGFSRAELHERVDEILETAGLTDFADMPLRAYSSGMKARLGFAIATATTPDILLIDESLGVGDEEFRYQSEDRIHEMLAASGTVFIVSHKAAAIVKMCSRVLWLDHGRLVADGEPEEIVKAYRKLMRARRKERRGGGGGRGRQGRGRKPRRRPQQN, translated from the coding sequence TTGTCTGAGACCACGATCCGGGCCACGGAGCAGACACCCGTGACGTCGCCGCGCACCGGGCCGGCCGACGTCGCGCCGTCGGTCGTGGCCGACCACCTGTCGGTCACCTACAGGATCCAGACCGACAAGCGTCGCGAACTGCGACGCGTGCTGGTCGGGCAGCAGAGCCGTCGGCGTCGCATGCGCACCGTCGAGGCCGTTCGCGACGTCAGCTTCGTCGTCCGCCCGGGCGAGTCGATCGGGATCATCGGCCACAACGGATCGGGCAAGAGCACGCTGCTCCGGGCGATCGCCGGGCTCCAGCCGGCCACCGACGGGCGCGTCTTCGCCAGCTCGCGCCCGGTGCTGCTCGGTGTCAACGCGGCGCTCGACGGCGACGTGTCCGGCCACGGCAACGTCTACCTCGGCGGGACCGCGCTGGGGTTCAGCAGGGCCGAGCTCCACGAGCGGGTCGACGAGATCCTCGAGACCGCGGGCCTGACCGACTTCGCCGACATGCCGCTGCGGGCGTACTCGTCAGGCATGAAGGCCCGCCTCGGATTCGCGATCGCCACCGCCACGACTCCGGACATCCTGCTGATCGACGAGTCGCTCGGCGTGGGTGACGAGGAGTTCAGGTATCAGAGCGAAGACCGCATCCACGAGATGCTGGCCGCGTCGGGCACCGTGTTCATCGTCAGCCACAAGGCCGCCGCCATCGTCAAGATGTGCTCGCGCGTGCTCTGGCTGGACCACGGCCGACTGGTCGCCGACGGCGAGCCCGAGGAGATCGTCAAGGCGTACCGCAAGCTGATGCGCGCGC